From the Maniola jurtina chromosome Z, ilManJurt1.1, whole genome shotgun sequence genome, one window contains:
- the LOC123880657 gene encoding uncharacterized protein LOC123880657, whose amino-acid sequence MPFKKKMKGLPSDKLPADGLMSRDLEALNPYQLACIQRLGNTLQLEQETYLLRHPEVKAMLELFIGKMTQKNKRKGVLKEAAEHFTRPTAELDREILERLNLRSQGPYTQGMNVPERYFDKNLMDDLRKLINVYDKPDSPKLSTPVASTINTESSSFMSIQTSDTTLSTPEPIPTPEMTLSETLFSFVSNTVDKAIFLRVDDEILNYDTAYIELSKAVERAMEIPVIEIRLDIAELLQNAYDMFEFKIMEQERIAAEIAWEKRMRKKLKRTLRRLDNFKGYETPPTPKSEISSHESYKVPPPRPCICHPQFHYNRYPKDRFGIYLPSENNFSTGNVTVTPEISESSDNDHAEDTPAS is encoded by the exons ATgccttttaaaaagaaaatgaaaggATTGCCTAGCGACAAGTTACCCGCAGATGGTTTGATGAGCCGAGACTTGGAGGCTTTGAATCCGTACCAGCTCGCATGCATTCAAAGACTTGGCAATACCTTGCAATTGGAACAAGAAACATATTTGCTGCGGCACCCtgag GTAAAAGCTATGCTAGAACTGTTTATTGGCAAAATGACGCAAAAGAACAAAAGGAAAGGAGTTTTAAAAGAGGCTGCTGAGCACTTCACTAGACCTACCGCGGAGCTCGATAGAGAAATACTTGAAAGGCTTAATTTACGTTCTCAAGGACCATATACACag GGCATGAACGTACCAGAACGATATTTCGACAAAAATTTAATGGATGATTTAAGGAAGCTTATAAACGTTTACGATAAACCTGACTCACCAAAGTTGTCTACTCCTGTGGCATCAACAATAAACACGGAATCGTCATCTTTTATGTCCATTCAAACATCAGACACCACATTGTCTACTCCTG aacCCATACCAACGCCTGAAATGACGCTCTCCGAAACATTGTTCTCCTTTGTCTCGAACACCGTTGATAAAGCGATATTCCTCAGAGTCGACGACGAGATTCTAAACTATGATACAGCTTACATAGAACTATCTAAAGCTGTTGAGAGAGCTATGGAGATACCGGTGATTGAGATAAGATTAGACATCGCTGAACTTCTACAGAATGCCTATGATATGTTTGAATTTAAAATCATGGAACAAGAAAGGATTG CTGCCGAAATTGCTTGGGAAAAAAGAATGAGGAAGAAATTAAAGAGAACATTGAGGCGTTTGGACAATTTTAAAG GATACGAAACGCCACCTACGCCTAAAAGTGAGATTTCATCCCATGAGAGCTATAAAGTACCACCTCCACGCCCATGCATATGCCACCCGCAATTTCATTATAACCGATATCCAAAG gACAGGTTTGGGATATATTTGCCAAGTGAAAATAACTTTAGCACTGGC